GGAAATACTTTGTGTTCGACAAGCGTGCATCTGTGGAACATGGTTTAGCTCAAGGAACTCATAAACTCTGCCACGGATGCAAGCAGCCTTTAGTGATGAAGACATGGAAGCTCCAAAGTATGAGTATGGGGTTTCTTGTCTTTACTATTGGATATGGGCCCATATCACCATCAGGACCCGAGAGGTAACTCGGCCCAATAAAATAATAGAGATATGAAGAAGAAGCGCAGCCCGTCAAGAGCCCAATCAACGAAGAGTCAAACGATTTACCTACTCGTCAGGTGGACCTGACACATGCAACCGAGTGTTGGAAAAAGAAAATACGCTAACATCCTACTACGACGCTGAACGTAGCTGTCAACAATTCGGCCGAACACTATTCCAAGCCAGGGAAGCAATGATGGGAGAAGGTAGAATCTAAACCACGAATAGTCAATAAAAGGAGAGCAAGAGAAAAACGGAAAACACAAGTCCAAGAGAGAGAAACCAAGAGAAAAATAACAATTGACGACAAGTTAGTCATTCCCTGCATCTAGCTTAACACTTCAATAAACGAAATCTTTGAGCCCTAAAACACTACTTATTGTTTGATTAAGATCCTTAAACTATATTATGGGTTTTAGGATTCAACACTTATTGTTACTCCAAGAAATCTGAAGAGGAGAAAGAAAGGGCGAGGGCTAGACGACAGACGTAGTTTGAGAAATGGGGTGTGATTGGTGGTCTTGATAATAAGGGTCGTCGACCCGCTAGTAAACCACAGAGTCCAAGAAAGAGCAATGAGAAGCTTGGTTCTCCTAGAATGATGATTTTGTTGGTTGTTTGGACATTGATAGCTCTTTTTGTTGTTCTTATAAGTGAATGTTGGTCTATACATAAGAGGTGGTTTAGCTTTTCTTTTGATATATTGATTGCTTCGGGGCCGATTTGAAAAACAAAAATATGAATGGACAATCTAGAGATCCTAACCAAACTGACCCCAAAAATTCGAATTTGTATCCTGTTCGAGCTGTAAAAACAAACATTCGAATGGATCAAGGTGGTAGAAAGTATACATGAATTCGAAGTAATTACTAATCGATCTTCAAAAATCTGAATTAGTATATAAAATAAGTATATAGAACTTAGTATTTAAAAATACTATTTCAACTCTTATTTTGATATGACATTTAAAAGATGACAAATCTCCAAAATAGCACTTTTCTAAATTTATATCACAAAAATAGCACTCAAAAACTAAAATGACCAAAATAGCACATTTCTAATTTTATCATTTGAAAATTTTAATTTTTTTATTTTTCAAAATTTGAAATCTTAATTATCCCCAAAACCTTATTTCTCAACTCTAAACCCTAAACCCTAAAATCTAAACCCTAAATCCTAAAATCTAAACTCTAAACCCTAAACCCTAAATCCTAAACCCTAAATCCTAAACCCCACCCTTTAACTTTAAACCCTAAGTTTGTGACTTTTGATAAAACATTAAGTGCTATTTTTGTGACTTTTGACCTTGAGTGCTAGTTTGGGAACATAAACTTGATTTAGTGCTATTTTTGTCTTTTTTCTCTTTAAAATATGCTAAAAACTAAAGTATAATCATCAAAACTCGAAATGTATTCGAGTTAAACAGAGTTATACATTTATAAGAGACTCAAATTGAAGTAATATTAAACGAATCTGGACCCAAATATATATAAAGCCCGAAAAGGAAAGGTCTCCGAATGAAAACAGTATAAACGGCACGTTGTTCAAGTTGTTACACGTAGGACGGTACGCAGTGTGAAAAGAAGTTCCCTTTTAATGGCGAAACATTCGTCTTCATCGATTATCGTTCGTCATTTCGTTTAAGGATCTTTGTGTTGGGGGTCGATTCGATAGAGATCGAAGCAGTTATGCCAGGAGGAGGAGGAGGTGCGCTCAAGTCCTTGAAGCCAAAGATCCAATCGGTGGATATACAAGCCGCCGCGGGATGGGGTATCGCCGCCGCAGCCGGCGCCATATGGGTCGTACAAGTAAGCCCCTTCCTCTTGAATAGGGTTTCACGGATTGGGATCTATCCTCTTGGCTTTTAAATTAGAGGGAGGATGATGATGATGATGATGATGATTTGATTAGTGGTGGGTGGGTGATTCATTTAAGAACTGTTACTTGTATCTTATCTCATTTTGTTTCATCGCAGCCATTTGATTGGATAAAGAAGACTTTTATTGATAAACCCGCAGCTGAGGAGAACTGAACTGAACAAAGAAGTGCGAGTTTTTCTTCTTTTCTGGGGCTTTGTTTGTTTGTTGATTCATGTAGACCTGCTCTGTCTTTCTCTTAAATGTTATGATGACATGAGAAAGCTTTGATTTTTTACTTGTTTGTTGTTATTTCCATATGAAGTATATATAGATCAGGCGGTATCATTAGGCAAAAGTTATGATGATGATTTAAATTGTTGAGCTTAAGAGCTCAGAAACCTGGACGGACCCAGAAGCGAAGCTTTATTCGTCAGGCACCCTTTCTAATCAACCAACTCCAGAGTTATATATCACTCCAAGTCAGTGATCAAGCTTAATCTGACCAACAAATCTAATTACATTAAGCATAGACGTAACGAGCAATCCAGATCAGGATCAACTCACAACATTACCCTTGTGTTGTGTGTTTTCATCATCAAGTCAACTGATGCAAATTCCAGTTAAACCCTAAATCTCAGATATATCTGTCGTTTAGCTTCTTTTGGTTAGAGGAGTTGAAAAAGATGAACAGAGGTAAGTAAGAATTGTATTTTTTTTATTTAGTCTTGGGACAGGTAGAGTTTGCAATTGATTTCTTCTTTTTTTAACTGCTGTGTTTGTGGTCTGCTTGAAGATAATGGATGCGAAACGAGACAAGTCATTAGCACTGTTTCCAGCCAAGTTTCATGAGCGCATGTGGATTAGACGAGGTAACTTCTCTTGTTGCTTGGCTATTTCCCATATTGAGATGGATTCTTAATTGTTGTTTCTGATTTGCAGGAAGCTTGCAAAGTTACTTTAATCGTTTGCAAAGTTCTCTTCTTTGAGCAAGGCCGTCTCCTCCACAAGTCTCTAAAATGGTAAAAAGCTTGTTTTTCTTTCCTTTTTTTTTTTCTTATTGTGGTATGAATGTCATCTAGTTTTGTTTATCAAAGTTCATGTTAAGTTTGGGGATGGTGAAAATGCATGCCAGAAATCTTCAGCGTTGCTAAGCCAACTCCAGCTGATGAAAGCTCTCAAATACCCATTGCACTGGGAGACGGTGAGATAGGTTCGAGTGATGATGGCATGCCTCCACCGTCCGTTTGGGGTGCAATGTGATGCAGACACAGATTCTGGATCATTCATAGTAACGTTCTTCTTGCCAGGCTCGGCTATATTTCTCAAGAGAGGGAACCTATCGTATGTAACCAACACATGTTACGTTTTATTATATCCACTGATGATATGTTTATTGGAGATGAGAAGAAACGTTTACAAGATTATCAAATTCCTTTGTTGCTGCCATGGCTTCTATTAACTCAGGGATTAAGCAACCACCGACTTTGCCACCCTTTTTCATCGCCAATCAAAAATAACTCTTGTTCAGGATCAGACGCGATTGCAATGTCCACTGCCAAAAGCTTTATGTCATACAGTGGAAGCAAACCAAAAGATTGATGAATGAGAGAGAGACTCACCACTTGTTAACTATTCAGTAGTCACTAATCCAGTCACAACAGCTCTAATGTGCCACATTAAGTCTTAGAGATATATATATATACCACTCCTAAATGGCTAATAGCTGAGTGGCTAAATGGTGTTCAAAAAAAGGCGCTGAGTGGCTAAACATCTTGGAAGCTTATACCAGTTCTATTATTCCTTCCTATTCACCAACTATATAACCAACTCATAACAGCTCTAATCTGCTACCTTCAGTCTTAGGCTAGTCATTGTATACCTATAGACCCGGGTTGGGTAGAGGACCTTTTTACTTACCGGGTCTTCTTGAACGAAGAAACTGTAGATCAGACAAGATATGAAGAAGAAGATGAAAACATAACTTTGTATCTCATTCAACTTAAGAAATATCCACAGCGGCTCTAATGGTTTTATATACAAAGATGTGAAAGCTACTACTTGACCTAATGTTCACGTTAGCATACGCAAGCATCTAGGCAACCAAAACTGTTAAAGATAGAAGTAGGCAGAGGAGCTGTGATATCGTGAGCTGTCTTCTCCGTACGAGAATCATAACAAGAACGTGAGCTATGTCTTTTACTACGACTGCGTTCTCCTCTGTTAACGGCTAGTACATTTGTTGTGCTGGGCTTAGTGGGCTTAACGTCGTCTTTCCGAACCGGCCCAGACACACAAGATAAACCTTCTAGTCCAACTAGCGTCTTTGGCTCACTTGGTCTAATACTCCCCCTCAAACTTGGAGTTGGAGAAACGGAAACTCCAAGTTTGTCTCTCAACCGAAAGAATGACTCTCGACTCAGTGACTTTGTGAACACATCAGCAATTTGTAATGATGCCGGAATGTGTCGAACCTCCAACGCCTTGAGAGCAACCCGTTCCCGCACATAGTGATAATCAATGTCAAAGTGCTTCGTACGTTTATGAAACATCGGGTTTGCCGTGAGACAAACAGCCGAGAGATTGTCACATAGCAGGAGCGGAGTACGTTGTTGAGTAAGACCCATTATACGCAACAAGTTTTGTAGCCACACTACCTCAGAAGTCGCCATAGACATCGTCCTATATTCAGCTTCGGTTGATGACTTGGACACTGTATCATGACGTTTTGCGCACCACGAGATAACATTGGAACCAAGTAAAGTACAAAAACCACCAGTAGATCTGCGTGTTTCCTTACAACCAGCCCAATCACTATCACTGTAACACACCAATGTCGAATCACAGGTAGACTTGATGCTGATACCCATATCCAAAGTTCCCTTAACATACCGAAGAATGCGTTTTAACAGATGATAGTCTGACTGACTTGGAGAATGCATTCGCTGGCAGATGAAGTTGACAGAGAACTGAAGATCTGGACGCGTGAGAGTAAGATATTGTAACTTGCCAGCTAGACATCTAAAGTGAGAAGGATCCGGAAACACTTCATCTTGACCCGGAACCTGATCCAGCTTTAGTGGAAGAGGAGTTGAAACTGGTGAACAATCTTTCATGCCAGCGGTAACCAGAAGATCAGTTGCATATTTTTCTTGATTCATAAACAAGCCATCTTCCTTATGATGCACTTGAATGCCCAAGAAATAGTGCAACGATCCCATGTCCTTCATTCGAAACTTGGTGTGCAAGTGATGAAGCAGCGTCTCCAACAAAGCTTCATTGTTACCGGTGAGGATCATATCGTCGACATACAGAAGCAAATAGATAACGTCAGAGCCCTTGTGATAAATGAATAGAGAAGGATCTGGAAAACTACATTGAAAGCCAAACTCCAACAAGAAATTGCTGAATTTGTCGAACCAAGCACGCGGAGCTTGACGTAATCCGTAGATAGCTTTCTTCAAGCGCCAAACATAGTCTGGATACTCCTTATGAGCAAAACCAGGTGGTTGTTTCATAAAGACCAATTCCTTTAACTCACCATGCAGAAAGGCATTTTGAACATCAAGTTGTTTTAAAGACCACTTCTTGGTGACTGCAACATGTAACACGGTACGAATTGTGGCTGTACGAACCACCGGACTGAATGTCTCAATATAGTCGATCCCCTCTTCTTGTTCATTGCCTCTAGCCACCAAACGAGCTCTTAGTCCTTTGACAGTTCCGTCAGCATTATATTTTGTCTTATAAACCCAGCCGCAATTCAATGGATTTTGATCATCAGAAGGAGGAACAAGCTCAAATGTTTCTGTCTCCACCATATGATCCACTTCTGTTCTCATGGCTTTTGTCCAACCAGAATGTTTGAGCGCCATCTTCACAGACTTTGGCTCAGCAAACTCATCTTTTATTGTAAAGAGAGCATATTTGGGGTTAGGTTTGACGATCCCAGCTCTGGCTCTTGTTGTCATTTGGTGAACAGGTTGTGGTTGCTGAACTTCTTCTTCCACATCCACTAGTTGATGATGATCAGAACCGTCTTGGCTTGATTCTTCATCAGATAGTGGTGGTGTGGGTGGTGTAGGAGGAGGCTGAGCAGTGGGATTTGGTTGAGGAGCAGGAACTGTACCAGTAGAGACTCTAGATCGACGTCGTGGTATTTCTTCCATAGGTGGCAAGGAACAGTCAGTCTCAGACGAACGAGTAAGCGCAGCTTTTTGCCAGGCTTGAAGTAGAGTTGATGAACCTTGCTTGTGATGACTACTGTAATCATCACTGAATGGGAATGAGTTCTCATCGAACAGAGCATGTCTGCTTATATATACCTTTCCAGTGGGTGGATAATAGCATCTGTAACCTTTATATTTTTCGTTGTACCCCAAGAACACACACGACAAGGTCTTAGGATCCATCTTGTTCTTCATGTAGGGACGCAATAAGGGAAAGCATTTACATCCAAACACCCGCAATGCAGTGTATAGAGGAGGTCTGTGATGTAACATTTCATAAGGGCTCTTGTTGTCAGGAAGAACAGAGGATGGAAGAAGATTGATAAGAAACGTGGAGGTAAAGAAAGCTTCAACCCATAAGTGTTGAGGGACCTTTCCATGAAACAACATTGTCAACCCCAGCTCTGTTAGGTGTCTATGTTTTCTTTCAGACAAACCGTTCTGCTGCGGCGTGTGAGGACAGGAGAGAAGCTGTTGGATACCAGACGAAGCTAGATGACTCAGAAATGTAGTTCCAATGAACTCACCACCACCATCACATTGAAACTGCCTTATTTTGCTCTGAAACTGATTTTCGACCAGTTGTTGGAAACGAATAAAGACAGATGTGAACTCAGATTTGAGCCGCAAGGGATAGAACCAAGTGAATCTCGTGTGATTATCAATGAAAATAACGTAGTACTTGAATCCCTGAGTAGAAACAACAGGGCTTGGTCCCCACAAGTCACAATGTATTCTCTCTAAGGGACTTGAAGACACAAAATCTGAAGATAGAAAAGGGAGTTTACAACTTTTCCCATACTGACACGAATCACAGACCGAAGTGGTACTGGATTTATTACAAACTATGGCTTTATTCCTTAAAAGCTGTTGAAGAACTTCCATGTGAGGATGGCCTAGCCGCTGATGCCAAATCCTCTCACTCGTAACTTGCTGTCTGTTGGAGTAGAAAGCATGAAACTGGGCATCCTTCAACACGTAGAGATTCTTATGTCTGTGTCCTTGAGTCAGGACCTGCTTTGTCACCTTGTCCTTAACCATCACAGATTCATTATCAAATGTAAATTCACAAGGAAAATCTGATGTAAGCTTGGACACAGACAATAAAGATTTAGTTATAGCGGGACAAACAAGTACATCTTCAAGGGGTAAAGTACCTGAGGGCGTTTGAAGAGCCACTGATCCAACATGAGTTATGGGAAGATAATCACCATTACCCACTATCACCTGATCATTACCTAGATAAGGCTGAGATGACTGAAGACGAGAGCCATCATTGGTGATGTGAGCTGATGCAGCTGAATCAGGAAACCATTCTTGACCATTAAACTGTTGTTGTTGTTCAGACAAGCGAGCTGTTGTCAATGCGTGTTGCGTCTGTTGAGGCTGAAAATCTTGATCAAAACGATTGTAACACCGTGCAGCAGAATGACCGAAACGCCCACAAATCTGACAAGTTTGTCTCTTGTCGGAGCTCCCACCAGTAAACTGTTGCTGAAAACCACGTCCACGAGTAGAGTATGAACCACCAGTGTTTGAGACACCACGACCGCGATGTCCCCGATTGTTGTAATAACCTCTTCCTCTGTTTGAATATCCTCTACCCGTGTGAAAAGCCAGATGTGGTGACACTTCAGGAACCTGACTGTAAACTTTGAGCTTATCATCGAAGTTAACCAGTTTGAAGACTGCATCTTCAAAACTTAACTCAGCAACCGAATCCATTGAATGCTCAATAACCGTACAGATGGACTCATACTCCTTACCAAGTCCAC
The DNA window shown above is from Brassica oleracea var. oleracea cultivar TO1000 chromosome C3, BOL, whole genome shotgun sequence and carries:
- the LOC106332041 gene encoding ubiquinol-cytochrome c reductase complex 6.7 kDa protein, with product MPGGGGGALKSLKPKIQSVDIQAAAGWGIAAAAGAIWVVQPFDWIKKTFIDKPAAEEN